From a single Methanofollis sp. W23 genomic region:
- a CDS encoding 50S ribosomal protein L1: MVEKQQILEAVKTALETAPERKFQESVDITINLRNIDMSQPKNRIDETIALPNGLGTQNKVAVLGKGEITTQAKEVGVDLIISPEEIERLGGEPREARKVANEYRFFLAETSVMGQVGRWLGPRLGPRGKMPMPVPTGTDVRPLIERLRVSVRVRSKDKKVFHAPVGSTQQSAEEIADNIDLILRKVESALEQGSQNLRSVYVKTTMGPAVRVI, from the coding sequence ATGGTTGAGAAACAACAGATATTGGAAGCCGTGAAAACGGCTCTGGAGACTGCACCTGAGCGCAAGTTTCAGGAGAGCGTCGATATTACCATTAATCTCAGGAATATCGACATGTCCCAGCCCAAAAACCGTATCGACGAGACTATCGCTCTCCCGAACGGTCTGGGCACCCAGAATAAGGTTGCAGTCCTCGGAAAGGGCGAGATCACGACCCAGGCCAAGGAGGTCGGGGTCGATCTGATCATCAGCCCTGAAGAGATCGAGCGGCTCGGCGGCGAACCTCGCGAGGCGCGCAAGGTCGCAAACGAGTATCGGTTCTTCCTTGCAGAGACGAGCGTGATGGGCCAGGTCGGTCGTTGGCTGGGTCCGAGGCTCGGTCCGCGCGGGAAGATGCCGATGCCGGTCCCGACCGGCACTGATGTCCGCCCCCTCATCGAGCGCCTCAGGGTCTCGGTGCGGGTCAGGTCGAAGGATAAGAAGGTCTTCCACGCCCCGGTGGGCAGCACGCAGCAGTCCGCCGAGGAGATCGCAGACAACATCGACCTGATTCTCAGGAAGGTCGAGTCAGCGCTGGAGCAGGGGTCGCAGAACCTCCGCTCGGTCTATGTCAAGACGACGATGGGCCCGGCAGTGAGGGTGATCTGA
- a CDS encoding aldo/keto reductase, with the protein MHYRTVPKNGDRLSALGYGAMRLPTRMGRVDEGRAIRQIRSAIEGGVNYVDTAYPYHGGESERVLGRALRDGYREQVKIADKLTPWLVASRAEMETMLAVQLKRLQTDHIDYYLLHMLDARSWKKLVDLDVFAFLEAAREAGTITNIGFSFHGDRKTFRAIIDAYDWTMCQVQYNLLDEDLQAGREGLDYAASQGIAVMVMEPLRGGMLARDLPAGAQAAYDRSGLARNPADWALRWVLDHPGVTTVLSGMNDERHIQENLQTCEDALPGSMTAAEHAVVDEVKAAYRRQIRIDCTGCAYCMPCPFGVDIPQCFHFYNQYHMGGTRLLTRGFYIGQVIGFEGDPANASRCRHCGKCLEACPQGIAIPDELEKVAHDLDGLSTKLMIPLVKMVMTKRQKE; encoded by the coding sequence ATGCACTACAGGACCGTACCAAAAAACGGCGACAGACTCTCCGCACTCGGGTATGGCGCCATGCGCCTCCCCACCCGGATGGGCCGGGTCGACGAGGGCCGGGCAATCCGCCAGATCAGGAGCGCCATCGAGGGCGGGGTCAACTATGTCGACACCGCCTACCCCTATCATGGCGGCGAGAGCGAACGAGTCCTGGGCCGGGCCCTCAGGGACGGCTACCGGGAGCAGGTGAAGATCGCCGACAAACTCACCCCCTGGCTCGTCGCCTCGCGGGCCGAGATGGAGACGATGCTGGCGGTGCAGCTCAAACGGCTCCAGACCGATCACATCGACTACTACCTCCTCCACATGCTCGACGCACGCTCGTGGAAGAAACTCGTCGACCTCGACGTCTTCGCATTCCTGGAGGCGGCCCGGGAGGCAGGGACGATCACCAACATCGGGTTCTCCTTTCACGGCGACCGCAAGACCTTCAGGGCGATCATCGACGCCTATGACTGGACCATGTGCCAGGTCCAGTACAACCTCCTCGACGAGGACCTCCAGGCCGGACGGGAGGGGCTGGACTATGCGGCGTCCCAGGGGATCGCCGTGATGGTGATGGAACCTCTGCGGGGCGGGATGCTTGCCCGCGACCTGCCGGCCGGGGCGCAGGCGGCCTACGACCGCTCTGGACTCGCCCGCAATCCCGCAGACTGGGCGCTGCGCTGGGTCCTCGATCACCCAGGGGTGACGACCGTCCTCTCTGGCATGAACGACGAGCGCCACATCCAGGAGAACCTCCAGACCTGCGAGGACGCCCTGCCAGGGTCGATGACCGCCGCCGAGCATGCCGTCGTCGACGAGGTGAAGGCGGCCTACCGACGACAGATCAGAATCGACTGCACCGGGTGCGCCTACTGCATGCCCTGCCCCTTCGGCGTCGACATCCCGCAGTGCTTCCACTTCTACAACCAGTATCACATGGGCGGCACCCGCCTCCTCACCCGCGGGTTTTACATTGGGCAGGTGATCGGGTTCGAGGGCGACCCTGCCAATGCCTCGCGCTGCAGGCACTGCGGGAAATGCCTGGAGGCATGTCCGCAGGGGATCGCGATCCCCGACGAACTCGAGAAGGTCGCCCATGACCTCGACGGGCTTTCTACAAAATTGATGATCCCGCTGGTGAAGATGGTGATGACGAAGCGGCAGAAAGAGTGA
- a CDS encoding 30S ribosomal protein S15, whose product MARMHARRRGKSGSVAPYRTEAPEWCGVSADEAVKIVVDLRKMGKSSSEIGFILRDKYGIPDIKLVAGKKIGEILEEHDLATEIPEDLRNLILKALAMRKHLAENKRDVHNKRQLQLTESKVRRLVKYYRSSGKLAADWTYKPETAEILLSR is encoded by the coding sequence ATGGCACGAATGCATGCACGGCGGAGGGGCAAATCCGGATCGGTCGCACCATACCGCACCGAGGCACCAGAGTGGTGCGGGGTCTCTGCAGATGAGGCCGTGAAGATCGTCGTTGATCTTCGCAAGATGGGCAAATCCAGCAGCGAGATCGGATTTATCCTCAGAGACAAGTACGGTATTCCTGACATCAAACTCGTGGCCGGCAAGAAGATCGGCGAGATCCTCGAAGAGCACGATCTTGCCACCGAGATCCCTGAGGACCTCAGGAATCTCATTCTGAAGGCACTTGCCATGCGCAAGCACCTTGCCGAAAACAAGCGCGACGTCCACAACAAGCGGCAGCTCCAGCTCACCGAGTCCAAGGTGCGCCGCCTTGTGAAATACTACCGGTCGAGTGGAAAACTCGCCGCGGACTGGACATACAAACCTGAGACTGCTGAAATTCTCCTCTCCAGATAA
- a CDS encoding 50S ribosomal protein L10, with protein MSLYTHHLPAWKREQVEGIKQRFVDYPVVGLVNMHGIPATQLQDIRQNLREVAEIKMARKTLTRHALDEIGGDVVEMGEHISGQSALIFTKENPFKLYKHLELTKTKMAAKPGEVAPEDIVVPKGPTSFKPGPIVGELQQAGVPAMIEAGKVKIRETKTVVKKGQVIDAKMAGVLAKLEIKPMEVGLILQAAFQDGTIFAPETLAIDESAYLAKVTLAAQQAFNLSVNAAILTPLTAETIVGKAAQDARNLAVEACIYEKDVADLIVGRAYREMLAIAMKASEGGFELDESITQAVAAAAAAPAAATPAAEEAPAEEETEEEKKEEEEESGMAGLGALFG; from the coding sequence ATGAGTCTGTACACGCACCACCTGCCCGCGTGGAAGCGCGAGCAGGTCGAGGGGATCAAGCAGCGCTTTGTGGACTACCCGGTGGTCGGGCTGGTCAATATGCACGGGATTCCGGCAACCCAGCTCCAGGACATCAGGCAGAACCTCCGCGAGGTCGCTGAGATCAAGATGGCCAGGAAGACCCTCACCAGGCATGCGCTGGACGAGATCGGCGGCGACGTCGTCGAGATGGGAGAGCACATCTCGGGCCAGAGTGCGCTCATCTTCACGAAGGAGAACCCCTTCAAGCTCTACAAGCACCTGGAGCTGACGAAGACGAAGATGGCCGCGAAGCCGGGCGAGGTCGCACCTGAAGATATTGTCGTCCCGAAGGGGCCCACGAGCTTTAAGCCGGGGCCGATTGTCGGGGAACTCCAGCAGGCTGGGGTCCCGGCGATGATCGAGGCCGGCAAGGTCAAGATCAGGGAGACCAAGACGGTCGTCAAGAAGGGTCAGGTCATCGATGCGAAGATGGCCGGCGTGCTGGCGAAGCTCGAGATCAAGCCGATGGAAGTGGGCCTGATCTTGCAGGCGGCGTTCCAGGACGGCACGATCTTTGCGCCTGAGACCCTGGCGATCGACGAGTCGGCGTACCTCGCCAAGGTGACGCTGGCGGCCCAGCAGGCATTCAACCTCTCGGTGAACGCTGCGATCCTGACGCCGCTTACGGCGGAGACCATCGTCGGTAAGGCAGCTCAGGATGCCAGGAACCTGGCGGTCGAGGCGTGTATCTACGAGAAGGATGTCGCGGACCTCATCGTCGGCCGGGCATACCGTGAGATGCTGGCTATCGCCATGAAGGCCTCGGAAGGCGGGTTCGAGCTCGACGAGTCGATTACCCAGGCCGTTGCGGCAGCTGCTGCCGCACCTGCAGCCGCAACGCCGGCTGCCGAAGAGGCCCCCGCCGAGGAAGAGACCGAGGAAGAGAAGAAGGAAGAAGAGGAAGAGTCCGGGATGGCCGGTCTTGGTGCCCTCTTCGGGTGA
- the thiM gene encoding hydroxyethylthiazole kinase: protein MDAKICAALLSQVRETRPLVHHITNTVTINDCANITICAGAAPVMAEAAEESAEMVTAAGALVLNIGTLNPAQVESMLLAGKKANELGVPVVLDPVGAGATGLRTEAVLRILREVKVAVLKGNAGEIGVLAGAGGKVRGVDSCGLAGDPVETAKACARATGTVVAMTDETDVVTDGARVVLVRNGHVMMERLSGTGCMASSVVGSFVGVADDPLVGAAAALVAFGRAGEKAAAATGVRGPYSFRTALFDELYALTPEDLEAEGRLEVA from the coding sequence ATGGACGCGAAGATCTGCGCTGCCCTCCTCTCGCAGGTGCGAGAGACCAGGCCGCTCGTACACCACATCACCAACACCGTGACGATCAACGACTGCGCCAACATCACCATCTGCGCCGGGGCCGCCCCGGTGATGGCCGAGGCCGCCGAGGAGTCTGCCGAGATGGTCACGGCGGCGGGGGCGCTGGTCCTCAACATCGGGACCCTCAACCCTGCCCAGGTGGAGTCGATGCTCCTCGCGGGCAAAAAGGCGAACGAACTCGGGGTGCCGGTCGTCCTCGATCCGGTCGGGGCCGGGGCGACCGGACTGCGGACCGAGGCGGTGCTGCGGATCCTCAGAGAGGTGAAGGTCGCGGTGCTGAAAGGGAATGCCGGGGAGATCGGCGTTCTCGCCGGGGCCGGCGGGAAGGTGCGGGGCGTGGACTCGTGCGGGCTTGCCGGCGACCCGGTCGAGACGGCGAAGGCCTGTGCACGGGCGACCGGGACCGTGGTGGCGATGACCGACGAGACCGACGTCGTCACCGACGGCGCGCGGGTCGTGCTGGTCAGAAACGGCCACGTGATGATGGAACGCCTCTCAGGCACCGGGTGCATGGCCTCCTCGGTGGTCGGGTCGTTCGTGGGCGTCGCCGACGATCCCCTCGTCGGGGCGGCCGCGGCCCTGGTCGCCTTCGGGCGTGCCGGGGAGAAGGCGGCCGCGGCGACGGGCGTGCGGGGGCCGTACTCTTTCAGGACGGCGCTCTTCGACGAACTCTATGCCCTGACCCCTGAAGACCTCGAAGCGGAGGGGCGCCTGGAGGTCGCCTGA
- a CDS encoding KEOPS complex subunit Pcc1 — MIEVTGTITTESAQSACVGPSLAPDNLTGMETRAEDGRVVTAVRGTHLRSVIASVDDYLMNLAIAEEICASVVGRKTV; from the coding sequence ATGATCGAGGTCACGGGCACGATCACCACCGAGAGCGCACAGAGTGCGTGCGTCGGGCCTTCGCTCGCCCCTGACAACCTCACCGGGATGGAGACCAGGGCAGAGGACGGGCGAGTCGTGACCGCGGTCCGCGGCACCCACCTGCGGTCGGTGATCGCCTCGGTGGACGATTATCTCATGAACCTCGCCATCGCCGAGGAGATCTGCGCCTCTGTCGTGGGCCGCAAGACGGTCTGA
- a CDS encoding 4Fe-4S binding protein codes for MTGKKLGGILPQKEKGYVSVRVKSQAGNLTTEQMEAVAAAAREYGRGYVGATVRLNPEIPWVKREDAGAVAAALEAVGLETGSTGPTVRSVVACKGTVCRHGCADTQGLARTIEAGQGGRPLPRKIKVGIAGCPNNCAKVQFNDIGLMARAYPAFDPDACTGCGACARVCREGAVEVEEEVCTFSPAHCIGCGDCIALCPKDAIAVRDQGLTLFLGGQAGRRVRAGTRVAGLVPEAEAAALVERVIDYFAEHTQEGERLGQMLDRLGQDEVFAALGLAAAAPEED; via the coding sequence ATGACTGGGAAGAAACTGGGCGGCATCCTGCCGCAGAAAGAGAAGGGCTATGTCTCGGTGAGGGTGAAGAGTCAGGCCGGGAACCTCACGACCGAACAGATGGAGGCGGTCGCGGCGGCGGCCAGGGAGTACGGCCGGGGCTATGTGGGAGCGACTGTCAGGCTGAACCCCGAGATCCCCTGGGTGAAGCGCGAGGACGCCGGGGCCGTCGCCGCCGCCCTGGAGGCGGTCGGGCTTGAGACCGGGAGCACCGGTCCGACGGTGCGCTCGGTCGTCGCCTGCAAGGGCACGGTCTGCCGCCACGGGTGCGCCGACACCCAGGGGCTTGCCCGCACGATCGAGGCGGGGCAGGGCGGACGCCCCCTCCCGAGAAAGATCAAGGTCGGGATCGCCGGGTGCCCGAACAACTGCGCCAAAGTCCAGTTCAACGACATCGGGCTGATGGCCCGTGCCTACCCGGCCTTCGACCCCGACGCCTGCACCGGGTGCGGGGCGTGCGCACGGGTCTGCCGCGAGGGAGCGGTCGAGGTCGAGGAGGAGGTCTGCACCTTCTCGCCTGCGCACTGCATCGGGTGCGGGGACTGCATCGCCCTCTGCCCCAAAGACGCCATCGCGGTCCGCGACCAGGGGCTCACCCTCTTCCTCGGCGGTCAGGCCGGGCGGCGGGTGCGGGCCGGCACCCGCGTCGCCGGGCTCGTCCCTGAAGCGGAGGCCGCCGCCCTCGTCGAGAGGGTCATCGACTACTTCGCCGAGCACACCCAGGAGGGCGAGCGTCTCGGCCAGATGCTCGACCGTCTCGGGCAGGACGAGGTCTTTGCGGCCCTCGGGCTTGCGGCGGCCGCTCCAGAAGAAGACTGA
- a CDS encoding polymer-forming cytoskeletal protein: protein MENGVQDWLHQCSLPDSTELQEHTLKTERNVIVGDRCTIDYGLKGNDIIVCEFCTLNGSVIADGDVRIDNWCEVNGDVIVAEDAYLGEGVKIHGRLVVQGDLDIGDNVLIDRGFEAKGWISIRNPMPVIVYLLVYVMTLLKIEENGDIEKALAELFGEDEEECGEDEMPLLIPPNSSLNMKVFAVQAPMSIGNGCRLHGNIRADSVEVGTDTTIFGSLRAQGAIDIGRQTMVHGKVEGRETVSVAERVRILGDVVASSLVLHENAHVDGTIRAPQGVRITRNGEKVSDETTHDPGTGQPEIC, encoded by the coding sequence ATGGAGAACGGAGTTCAGGACTGGCTCCACCAGTGCTCGCTCCCTGACAGCACCGAACTCCAGGAGCACACCCTGAAGACCGAGAGAAATGTCATCGTCGGGGATAGGTGCACCATCGATTACGGGCTGAAAGGGAACGACATCATTGTATGCGAATTTTGCACGCTCAATGGGAGCGTGATCGCAGACGGAGATGTGCGGATCGACAACTGGTGCGAGGTCAACGGCGATGTCATCGTGGCCGAGGACGCGTATCTTGGGGAAGGGGTAAAGATCCACGGGCGACTGGTCGTGCAGGGCGACCTCGATATCGGGGACAATGTGCTCATCGACCGCGGGTTCGAGGCGAAGGGCTGGATCTCGATCAGGAACCCGATGCCGGTGATCGTGTACCTGCTCGTCTATGTGATGACGCTCCTCAAGATCGAGGAGAACGGGGATATCGAGAAGGCCCTTGCAGAACTCTTCGGGGAGGACGAGGAGGAGTGCGGCGAAGATGAGATGCCCCTGCTCATCCCGCCGAACTCGTCCCTCAACATGAAGGTCTTCGCGGTCCAGGCGCCGATGAGCATCGGGAACGGGTGCAGGCTTCACGGGAATATCAGGGCCGACTCGGTCGAGGTGGGGACCGACACCACGATCTTTGGGAGTCTGCGGGCACAGGGCGCCATCGATATCGGGCGCCAGACGATGGTGCACGGGAAGGTCGAGGGGAGAGAGACGGTGAGCGTCGCCGAGCGAGTCCGTATCCTTGGCGATGTCGTCGCCTCGTCCCTGGTCCTCCATGAGAATGCGCATGTCGACGGTACGATCCGGGCCCCGCAGGGGGTCAGGATCACCAGAAATGGGGAGAAGGTCAGCGATGAAACTACACACGATCCTGGAACTGGACAGCCTGAAATTTGTTGA
- a CDS encoding DHHA1 domain-containing protein, which produces MTIQAVAEEVADQIRAADFIEVYAHHDADGIAAGAILCQAILRAGGRFRLRVRQSIRAEDIIHPESTLLCDLGAGLADLPERVMVVDHHVPHFEGAYHVNPHLAGIDGERELSASGTAYLVAQALGDHRDLVGLALLGVLGDRQEFVGTNREILNEGIANGYISPDTGLLLPGRGVREALETAIDPYIHGVSGDPETVTKILEHAVGEGEDEVDDDLLLSLLVLDAGADVAPSVFSRLYGTRYRLEREVVEDARTLTALVEGCGQEGRGGLAASICLRSPDAVEEGFRVAEGYRRRVLAGVADARPVDDGAVLYAVTDATVASGVADCLAFDLRRDTPVAVMAPCGGDEWHVSARAPPGVEVDLEAVLRDLAGALGGTGGGHRDRSGASVPADRIEEFRDGFVKAVAL; this is translated from the coding sequence ATGACAATCCAGGCCGTCGCCGAAGAGGTCGCAGACCAGATCCGCGCCGCCGACTTCATCGAAGTCTACGCCCATCACGACGCCGACGGGATCGCCGCAGGGGCGATCCTCTGCCAGGCGATCCTCAGGGCCGGCGGACGGTTCAGGTTGCGGGTGCGCCAGAGCATCAGGGCAGAGGACATCATCCACCCTGAATCGACGCTCCTCTGCGACCTCGGCGCCGGTCTTGCCGACCTGCCTGAGCGCGTGATGGTCGTCGACCACCATGTCCCCCATTTCGAGGGGGCCTACCACGTCAACCCGCACCTTGCGGGGATCGACGGGGAACGCGAACTCTCGGCGTCAGGGACGGCATACCTCGTGGCGCAGGCGCTCGGCGACCACCGCGACCTGGTCGGGCTTGCGCTCCTCGGCGTCCTCGGGGACAGGCAGGAGTTTGTCGGGACAAACCGCGAGATCCTCAACGAAGGGATCGCCAACGGCTACATCTCTCCTGACACCGGACTCCTCCTCCCCGGGCGCGGGGTGCGCGAGGCCCTTGAGACCGCCATCGACCCCTATATCCATGGGGTGAGCGGAGACCCCGAGACCGTGACGAAGATCCTGGAGCACGCTGTCGGCGAAGGGGAAGACGAGGTCGACGACGACCTTCTCCTCTCCCTGCTCGTGCTCGACGCCGGTGCCGACGTTGCACCCTCGGTCTTCTCACGCCTCTACGGGACGCGCTACCGCCTGGAACGCGAAGTCGTCGAAGACGCCCGCACCCTGACCGCCCTTGTCGAAGGGTGCGGTCAGGAAGGCCGGGGCGGGCTTGCCGCCTCAATCTGTCTCAGGTCGCCCGACGCCGTCGAGGAGGGCTTCCGCGTGGCCGAAGGCTACCGGCGGCGCGTCCTTGCCGGCGTGGCAGACGCACGGCCGGTCGACGACGGGGCGGTGCTCTACGCCGTCACCGACGCCACTGTCGCCAGCGGCGTCGCCGACTGCCTGGCCTTCGACCTGCGGCGGGACACCCCTGTCGCGGTCATGGCCCCGTGCGGCGGCGACGAATGGCATGTCTCGGCCCGCGCCCCACCGGGCGTGGAGGTCGACCTTGAGGCGGTCCTGCGCGACCTTGCAGGCGCCCTCGGCGGGACCGGCGGCGGGCACCGGGACCGGAGCGGGGCCTCGGTCCCGGCCGACCGGATCGAAGAGTTCAGGGACGGGTTTGTGAAGGCGGTGGCCCTATGA
- a CDS encoding CGGC domain-containing protein, which yields MKVGIIRCMMTEDVCPGTMDFIVTREGKGAFQETGPVEIVGFVTCGGCPGKRAIPRAKMLVERGAEAIVLASCISKGNPIGYPCPHFANLRDAVMKAVGPEVPVIEWTH from the coding sequence ATGAAAGTCGGGATTATCAGGTGCATGATGACCGAAGACGTCTGTCCAGGGACGATGGACTTCATCGTGACACGGGAGGGGAAAGGTGCGTTTCAGGAGACCGGGCCGGTCGAGATCGTCGGGTTCGTGACCTGCGGGGGGTGTCCTGGAAAGCGGGCCATCCCGCGCGCGAAGATGCTTGTCGAACGGGGGGCGGAGGCGATCGTGCTGGCGTCCTGCATCAGCAAGGGGAACCCGATCGGGTATCCATGCCCGCATTTCGCCAATCTCAGGGACGCCGTGATGAAGGCCGTCGGACCCGAGGTCCCGGTCATCGAGTGGACGCACTGA
- a CDS encoding 30S ribosomal protein S3ae — MAKRKQVGKRVEGWKAKSWYKVYGPEAFGKAYIGDVISADPANVSGRVLQTTLGEITQDYGKQHIKMRFKVKNVAGDAAYTEFVGHEITRDYMRGLVKRKTSRISSIVLVTTKDGKNVRVTITCFTINRAESSQTHAIRAMISKTLTEMAAEATFDEFTKMIVSGELAKETFKAIKTIFPVRRVEVIKSKVETPVSITA; from the coding sequence ATGGCAAAGAGAAAACAGGTTGGAAAGCGGGTCGAGGGCTGGAAGGCCAAGTCCTGGTACAAGGTCTATGGTCCTGAAGCCTTTGGCAAGGCCTATATCGGCGACGTCATCTCCGCCGACCCGGCGAACGTGTCCGGGCGCGTGCTGCAGACCACGCTCGGCGAGATCACGCAGGACTACGGGAAGCAGCACATCAAGATGCGCTTCAAGGTAAAGAATGTGGCCGGCGACGCGGCATATACCGAGTTTGTCGGGCACGAGATCACCCGCGACTATATGCGCGGGCTGGTGAAGAGAAAGACCTCACGGATCAGCTCCATCGTCCTGGTCACCACCAAGGACGGGAAGAATGTGCGGGTCACCATCACCTGCTTCACTATCAACCGGGCTGAGAGCAGCCAGACGCATGCAATCAGGGCGATGATCTCCAAGACACTCACCGAGATGGCGGCAGAAGCCACCTTCGACGAGTTCACCAAGATGATCGTCTCTGGTGAACTTGCCAAAGAGACGTTCAAGGCCATCAAGACCATCTTCCCGGTCCGCCGGGTCGAGGTCATCAAGAGCAAGGTCGAGACTCCGGTCTCGATCACGGCCTGA
- the rpl12p gene encoding 50S ribosomal protein P1, with product MEYIYAALLLHNAGKDINEENVKAVLSAAGIDADDARVKALVAALDGVDIEEAISKAAVAPVAAAAPAAAPAAAAAAAPAEAAPAAEEESEEEKKEEEESGMAGLGALFG from the coding sequence ATGGAGTACATCTACGCTGCACTGCTCCTGCACAACGCAGGCAAGGACATCAACGAGGAGAACGTCAAGGCTGTTCTCTCCGCTGCTGGTATCGACGCTGACGACGCCCGTGTGAAGGCCCTGGTGGCCGCACTCGACGGTGTGGACATTGAGGAGGCTATCTCCAAGGCTGCGGTCGCTCCGGTCGCTGCCGCTGCGCCGGCCGCTGCGCCGGCCGCCGCGGCCGCCGCCGCACCTGCCGAGGCTGCTCCGGCTGCCGAGGAGGAGTCCGAGGAAGAGAAGAAGGAAGAGGAAGAGTCTGGCATGGCCGGGCTCGGTGCCCTCTTCGGCTAA
- a CDS encoding aminotransferase class V-fold PLP-dependent enzyme — protein sequence MKEKKPLIYLNNAATTWPKPPAVVEAVTASLAAPVFGAGRTAGTEGEDYPSLAREALARLFHAGPPEHYIFTQNATDSLNLLIHGFLAAHPGPCHVLTTALDHNSVLRPLHELEHEGRISLTVVPFDEDGTVSPAAVREAVRQETRLMVMAHGSNVLGTVQDVGAIGAMLHEHGVYFIVDGAQTAGHIPVDLGTLQVDAYAFTGHKGLFGITGTGGFYLRDPDAVAPVRVGGTGTDSFSLLQPREMPEKFEAGTPNYPGLAALAAGVECVLSVGTEAIAEKAERQTAMMIRTLKEEPNILVHTAHPALPIVSFSVTGMDDDDLGFVLARAYGVVGRTGLHCAPLVHQAIDGGKGCVRLSLSWFTTDDECRTAARAITEVARHADHSVDSA from the coding sequence ATGAAAGAGAAAAAACCATTGATATACCTGAACAACGCTGCGACGACCTGGCCCAAACCCCCTGCGGTCGTCGAGGCGGTCACGGCCTCGCTTGCCGCCCCGGTCTTTGGGGCCGGGCGGACCGCCGGGACCGAGGGGGAAGACTACCCGAGCCTCGCCCGCGAGGCCCTGGCCCGCCTCTTCCATGCCGGGCCTCCCGAACACTATATCTTCACGCAGAATGCCACCGACTCGCTCAACCTCCTCATCCACGGATTTCTCGCCGCCCATCCCGGGCCCTGCCATGTCCTGACCACGGCCCTCGACCACAACTCGGTGCTGCGCCCGCTCCACGAACTGGAACACGAGGGGCGGATCAGCCTCACCGTCGTCCCCTTCGACGAGGACGGGACGGTCTCGCCCGCGGCGGTGCGGGAGGCCGTCCGCCAGGAGACGCGGCTGATGGTCATGGCGCATGGGAGCAATGTGCTCGGCACCGTCCAGGACGTCGGGGCGATCGGGGCGATGCTCCACGAGCACGGGGTCTACTTCATCGTCGACGGGGCGCAGACCGCCGGGCACATCCCGGTCGACCTCGGAACACTCCAGGTCGACGCCTACGCCTTCACCGGGCACAAGGGCCTCTTCGGGATCACCGGGACCGGCGGGTTCTATCTGCGCGACCCCGACGCCGTGGCCCCGGTGCGGGTCGGGGGCACCGGGACCGACTCGTTCTCCCTCCTCCAGCCGCGGGAGATGCCTGAGAAGTTCGAGGCCGGGACGCCCAATTACCCGGGGCTTGCGGCGCTCGCGGCCGGGGTGGAGTGCGTCCTCTCGGTCGGGACCGAGGCGATCGCCGAGAAGGCCGAACGCCAGACGGCCATGATGATCAGGACGCTCAAGGAAGAACCCAACATCCTCGTCCACACCGCACACCCGGCGCTCCCGATCGTCTCCTTCTCCGTCACGGGGATGGACGACGACGACCTCGGGTTTGTCCTGGCCCGCGCCTACGGGGTGGTCGGGCGGACCGGGCTCCACTGCGCCCCGCTCGTCCACCAGGCGATCGACGGCGGGAAAGGATGCGTGCGGCTCAGTCTCTCGTGGTTCACGACCGACGACGAGTGCAGGACTGCGGCCAGAGCGATCACGGAGGTGGCACGCCATGCGGATCATTCGGTCGATTCGGCATAA
- the thiE gene encoding thiamine phosphate synthase — MGYDLYVVTDREVGGGRSHLDQARLAVAGGADVVQVRDKEMSTADLLRTAQAVRAVTASAGALLIVNDRLDVALAAGADGVHLGQDDLPVAAARALAPPGFVIGVSVGDVAEARAAVAGGADYLALSPIFSTWTKADAGPGHGLATLHEIRGAVSVPLLGIGGIGPENVAEVIAAGAEGVAVVSAVVGQEDVEGAARQMKTLIAAAKADLPAATGRLMPGQVEP, encoded by the coding sequence ATGGGCTACGACCTCTATGTCGTCACCGACCGCGAGGTCGGCGGCGGGCGTTCGCACCTCGACCAGGCCCGTCTGGCGGTCGCCGGCGGGGCCGACGTCGTCCAGGTGCGGGACAAGGAGATGAGCACCGCCGATCTCCTGAGGACGGCGCAGGCGGTCAGGGCGGTCACGGCGTCGGCCGGGGCCCTCCTCATCGTCAACGACCGCCTGGACGTCGCCCTCGCCGCCGGGGCCGACGGCGTCCACCTGGGGCAGGACGACCTGCCGGTGGCGGCGGCGCGGGCCCTCGCCCCGCCTGGGTTCGTCATCGGGGTCTCGGTCGGGGACGTGGCCGAGGCACGGGCCGCGGTCGCCGGCGGGGCTGACTATCTCGCGCTCAGCCCCATCTTCTCGACCTGGACCAAGGCCGACGCCGGGCCAGGCCACGGCCTCGCGACCCTCCACGAGATCAGGGGCGCGGTCTCGGTCCCTCTTCTCGGGATCGGGGGCATCGGGCCTGAGAACGTGGCCGAAGTCATCGCCGCAGGTGCCGAAGGGGTGGCGGTCGTCTCCGCGGTCGTCGGACAGGAGGACGTGGAGGGCGCGGCCCGCCAGATGAAAACTCTCATCGCGGCGGCAAAGGCGGATCTCCCGGCAGCTACGGGCAGATTGATGCCCGGTCAGGTCGAACCATAA